A single window of Syntrophus aciditrophicus SB DNA harbors:
- a CDS encoding integration host factor subunit alpha: protein MTKIDIIQDVYEKLGFSKKDSARIVESVFDIIKESLGRGEKIKISGFGNFVVKEKKSRRGRNPQTGDEISISARRVLTFKSSQVLRKALND from the coding sequence ATGACAAAAATAGATATTATTCAGGACGTATACGAGAAATTGGGTTTTTCAAAGAAGGATTCTGCCCGGATTGTGGAATCTGTTTTTGATATTATCAAGGAAAGTCTCGGACGGGGTGAAAAAATAAAAATATCAGGTTTCGGAAATTTTGTCGTTAAGGAAAAGAAATCCCGAAGAGGGCGAAACCCTCAGACCGGGGATGAGATTTCCATATCGGCACGCAGGGTACTTACCTTTAAATCGAGCCAGGTTCTCAGGAAAGCACTGAATGATTGA
- the infC gene encoding translation initiation factor IF-3, which produces MWDSSYICRRCPIVKDLKINNEIKAATVRVISYQGEQLGVLTLADALAEARKEGLDLVEVASTSTPPVCRIMDYGKFRYQQSKKLQVARKSQSTIQVKEIRLRPKVEEHDLQVKIKHIRKFLEQHDKVKVSVLFRGREIAFTDIGRKLLEDIKNNLGDSCNIDQQPKLEGRNMVMVLSPKK; this is translated from the coding sequence ATGTGGGATTCATCTTACATTTGCAGGAGGTGTCCAATAGTTAAAGATCTGAAGATCAACAATGAGATTAAGGCGGCCACTGTAAGAGTTATCAGTTATCAGGGCGAGCAGTTGGGTGTATTGACCCTTGCGGACGCGCTTGCAGAGGCCAGAAAAGAAGGCTTGGACCTCGTGGAAGTCGCCTCCACTTCCACGCCTCCTGTCTGCCGGATCATGGATTACGGCAAGTTCAGGTATCAACAAAGTAAAAAACTTCAGGTTGCCAGAAAAAGTCAGAGTACCATTCAGGTCAAGGAGATTCGACTGAGGCCGAAGGTAGAGGAACACGATCTTCAAGTCAAGATCAAGCATATCCGGAAGTTTCTCGAACAGCATGACAAGGTCAAGGTCAGTGTCCTGTTTCGGGGGAGGGAAATCGCGTTCACCGATATAGGGCGAAAGCTTCTTGAAGATATAAAAAACAACCTGGGTGACAGCTGTAACATAGATCAACAGCCGAAACTGGAAGGGCGGAATATGGTCATGGTTTTGTCGCCCAAAAAGTAG
- the rplT gene encoding 50S ribosomal protein L20: protein MSRVKRSVTAKKKRRKIFKLAKGFFGARSRLLRTATEAVNRALNYAFRDRRVRKREFRKLWIARINAASRAQGLTYSRLIDGLRKSHVEIDRKVLADIAVNDPRGFSEIVLLAKGETVS from the coding sequence ATGTCCAGAGTTAAAAGAAGTGTTACTGCCAAGAAAAAAAGAAGAAAAATTTTCAAATTAGCGAAGGGATTTTTCGGAGCGAGAAGTCGGCTGCTTCGGACCGCAACGGAAGCCGTGAACCGGGCTCTGAATTATGCGTTCCGCGACAGGAGGGTGCGGAAGCGGGAATTCAGGAAACTGTGGATTGCCAGGATCAATGCTGCTTCGCGCGCGCAGGGATTGACTTACAGTCGGCTCATTGACGGTTTGCGAAAGTCGCACGTGGAAATTGACCGGAAAGTGTTGGCGGATATCGCCGTTAACGACCCCAGGGGATTCTCAGAAATTGTTCTTCTTGCGAAGGGTGAGACTGTTTCATGA
- the pheS gene encoding phenylalanine--tRNA ligase subunit alpha, producing MIEDLKELQNKAEAEIKAAKTETDLAAVRVRYLGRKGLLTQFLRNLGQLSIEEKQIFGKRANEIKTILSSRFDEAQTVIAALKKESVLRAEALDVTLPGRSSGYGRAHPVTQVLEEICAIFSEIGFSIAEGPEIESDYYNFEALNIPKDHPARDMQDTFYVEEAIVLRTHTSPVQIRTMEKQSPPVKIISPGRVYRPDSDVSHTPMFHQVEGLLVDRGITFGDLKGLLNAFLKQIFGEETVLRFRPSYFPFTEPSAEVDIRCVICRGKGCRVCGQSGWLEILGSGMVDPAVFENVGYDPEEYSGFAFGLGVERIAMLKYGITDIRLFFENERRFLQQF from the coding sequence ATGATTGAAGATCTCAAGGAGCTGCAAAATAAGGCGGAAGCGGAGATAAAAGCAGCGAAAACGGAAACGGATCTGGCTGCTGTTCGGGTTCGATATCTGGGGAGAAAGGGGTTGCTGACTCAGTTTTTGCGCAATCTGGGTCAGTTGAGCATCGAGGAAAAGCAGATTTTTGGAAAGCGCGCCAACGAAATCAAAACAATCCTGTCTTCGAGATTTGACGAAGCGCAGACAGTTATAGCCGCCCTCAAAAAAGAAAGCGTCCTTCGGGCGGAAGCTCTTGATGTGACCCTGCCCGGAAGGAGCAGCGGCTACGGCCGGGCTCATCCAGTCACTCAGGTCCTTGAGGAGATCTGTGCGATATTCTCCGAAATCGGATTCTCCATTGCTGAAGGTCCTGAAATAGAGAGTGATTATTATAATTTTGAGGCCTTAAACATCCCCAAGGACCATCCCGCCAGAGATATGCAGGATACATTTTATGTGGAAGAAGCGATCGTTCTGCGCACCCATACCTCTCCCGTACAAATCAGAACCATGGAAAAGCAGTCGCCACCGGTGAAAATCATTTCGCCGGGGCGTGTATATCGTCCGGATTCTGATGTTTCTCATACGCCGATGTTTCATCAGGTTGAAGGCCTGCTGGTTGACAGGGGAATTACCTTCGGCGACCTGAAAGGGCTTCTGAACGCTTTCCTTAAACAGATTTTTGGGGAAGAAACGGTTCTTCGTTTCAGGCCCAGTTATTTTCCCTTTACGGAGCCCAGTGCGGAAGTGGATATCCGTTGTGTCATCTGTCGGGGAAAAGGTTGTCGAGTTTGCGGGCAGAGCGGCTGGCTGGAAATCCTCGGATCGGGCATGGTGGACCCGGCAGTTTTTGAAAATGTCGGTTACGATCCTGAGGAATATTCGGGCTTTGCCTTTGGCTTGGGCGTAGAACGCATCGCCATGCTCAAGTATGGAATTACTGACATTCGACTTTTCTTTGAGAATGAAAGAAGGTTTTTACAGCAGTTCTAA
- a CDS encoding FecR family protein has product MKKPGAVIAGIGLLIFFLYLTPAIAAVRVMTVKMARGDARVGVLIGNAQVISAEKSSARSLNRNDRLYVGDEVATGSGSRLELLLPDSSRVRFSGNTRFRIQEIKYGEHNDSRCIRINVSMGKAWANVSRAVGKQGIFELQSENAIAGVRGTVYRMNVENDQSTLVKVYEGQVHVSGGGKTKSTTPAVMSPPSKIAGPRSVSGPRKVAMEEWTVIVRAMQQISINADGTAGMPSDFVMEEDRDDWVDWNRSRDEIDDSE; this is encoded by the coding sequence ATGAAAAAGCCGGGTGCGGTGATTGCGGGAATAGGCCTGCTGATCTTTTTTTTGTACCTTACGCCGGCCATTGCGGCAGTGCGGGTCATGACCGTCAAGATGGCCAGGGGGGATGCGAGAGTCGGTGTTCTTATCGGGAACGCCCAGGTTATTTCTGCAGAAAAAAGTTCAGCACGGTCATTGAACAGAAACGATCGGCTTTACGTGGGTGATGAGGTTGCAACGGGGTCCGGATCGAGACTGGAATTGCTTCTTCCCGATTCTTCCCGGGTTCGCTTCAGTGGAAATACCCGTTTCCGAATACAGGAAATAAAATATGGGGAGCACAACGATTCCAGATGCATCCGTATCAATGTGAGCATGGGTAAGGCATGGGCAAATGTGAGCAGGGCAGTGGGAAAGCAAGGCATCTTTGAACTGCAAAGTGAAAATGCGATTGCCGGGGTGCGGGGCACCGTATATCGTATGAATGTGGAGAATGATCAGTCCACACTCGTAAAGGTTTATGAAGGCCAGGTCCATGTTTCCGGAGGAGGAAAAACCAAAAGTACCACGCCGGCAGTTATGAGTCCTCCGAGTAAGATAGCCGGCCCCCGATCCGTTTCCGGTCCCCGGAAAGTTGCGATGGAAGAATGGACCGTCATAGTGAGAGCCATGCAGCAGATCAGCATCAATGCAGACGGTACGGCGGGCATGCCCAGCGATTTCGTCATGGAAGAAGATCGGGACGATTGGGTGGACTGGAACCGGTCGCGGGATGAGATAGATGATTCCGAGTGA
- the rsmI gene encoding 16S rRNA (cytidine(1402)-2'-O)-methyltransferase has product MRESGKLYVVATPIGNLEDITFRAIRVLKEVALVAAEDTRRTRKLFDAYSISTPLISLYEHNEFRKSRVLIDRLREGSDVAYVSDAGTPGISDPGFLLIRQALENRIPVIPVPGVSAGIAALSVSGIPMESFVFMGFLPAKAGKRRDLLVSLKDEQKTLIFFEAPHRLEAALEDIHSILGNREIAIARELTKLHEEILRGRLQDLLPVLRDRRIKGEITLIVAGQEPTVRVVSDEDVRSLYFRLARAGNRSDRDIVDRIVEETGVSRKRVYTIVVAAASSDLNAD; this is encoded by the coding sequence ATGCGGGAATCGGGGAAACTTTACGTTGTGGCAACGCCCATTGGAAATCTGGAAGATATCACCTTTCGCGCGATCCGGGTGCTTAAAGAAGTCGCTCTGGTGGCAGCGGAGGACACCCGGAGAACGCGGAAGCTTTTTGACGCTTATTCGATCAGCACTCCTCTGATCAGTCTCTATGAGCATAATGAATTCAGAAAAAGTCGAGTGTTGATTGACCGGCTTCGGGAAGGTTCCGATGTGGCTTATGTTTCGGATGCGGGAACGCCCGGCATTTCCGATCCCGGATTTTTGCTGATCCGACAGGCATTGGAAAATCGCATCCCGGTAATTCCTGTTCCGGGAGTGTCGGCGGGGATAGCGGCTTTGAGTGTTTCGGGCATACCGATGGAGTCTTTCGTTTTTATGGGATTTTTGCCTGCGAAGGCGGGAAAGCGCAGAGACCTGCTTGTTTCTTTGAAGGATGAACAAAAAACCTTGATCTTCTTTGAGGCGCCTCATCGCCTGGAGGCTGCCCTGGAAGACATCCACTCGATTCTCGGTAACCGGGAGATCGCCATCGCCCGCGAGCTGACTAAACTCCATGAGGAAATCCTGAGGGGCCGTTTGCAGGATCTTCTGCCGGTTCTTCGGGACAGGCGGATCAAGGGAGAAATTACACTGATTGTTGCGGGGCAGGAGCCGACTGTCAGAGTGGTGTCCGATGAGGACGTCCGAAGCCTCTATTTCAGGCTGGCCAGGGCAGGGAATCGCTCCGACCGGGATATTGTGGATCGGATTGTCGAGGAAACGGGCGTTTCCAGAAAGCGGGTTTACACGATTGTCGTGGCTGCCGCTTCCTCGGATCTAAACGCTGATTGA
- the pheT gene encoding phenylalanine--tRNA ligase subunit beta: MQVSLRWLKDYVDIDLTPAEVSDRLTMAGLEVDAVREVGPSFSNVVVARIIALRRHPNADKLSLCEVTTGDETLPIVCGAPNIHVGDVVPLARIGAEIPGGYTIKRSKIRGELSEGMLCSEEELGIGEDTTGVMILPPNLPLGEDLADVLDLKDTVFDIGITPNRSDCLSIIGVAREIAAITGKPLKLPEIYVTENAEDIQVSASVQILDPDLCPHYTARMIRDVVVGPSPQWMRLRLEAVGLRSISNVVDVTNFVMMELGQPLHAFDYRFLEEGRIVVRRSTEGEKFISLDEKERVLNANTLMICDGVKPVAIAGIMGGFNSEIKPDTRDILLESAYFAPSSIRRSARDLGMSTDAAFRFERGIDPEGVLRALDRAAQLIAELSGGKICKGRIDEHPKPVETVGEIHLRCRKVNSLLGTNIPAAEMADILRGLGMEVTAKEGTVEEYRIKPPSFRVDIGREIDLVEEIARIHGYDNIPVSLPVGAMEPVPRDRRKILEERLRRHLAGTGFSEVITYSFVSPTAADILALDAGDERRKVVRIKNPLTEDQSVMRTTLIYSLLKVMQENANAGDYDLKIFEIGKIFLQGNTGGLPTEKKRLACLMTGMSDKELWSSGESRLDFYDLKGVVESLFASLNLTGIRYCSDALQAFLHPGRSCGIFIDEKSIGYMGEAHPDVLSRLDMKNRALIFEMDVDAISELFSGSVTYKEFSRYPESSRDVAFVIDQDVEADGMLNIALNAREELLENVCIFDVYAGAGVPEGKKSLGLRFTYRSYSATLTDDEVSRVHSKIVQRIIDQTGARVR; this comes from the coding sequence ATGCAAGTTAGTTTGAGATGGCTTAAAGATTATGTAGATATTGATCTGACACCCGCTGAGGTTTCGGATCGTTTGACTATGGCGGGTCTTGAAGTCGACGCCGTAAGGGAAGTCGGTCCTTCTTTTTCGAATGTCGTCGTTGCCAGAATTATAGCTCTTCGTCGACATCCCAATGCGGACAAACTGTCTCTTTGCGAAGTAACAACGGGGGACGAAACACTTCCCATCGTTTGCGGGGCGCCGAATATTCACGTCGGGGATGTCGTTCCCTTGGCCAGGATAGGCGCAGAGATTCCCGGGGGATATACGATCAAGCGTTCAAAAATCCGGGGCGAGCTTTCAGAGGGTATGCTCTGTTCCGAGGAAGAACTGGGTATTGGGGAAGATACGACGGGAGTCATGATCCTTCCTCCCAATCTCCCCCTGGGTGAAGACCTCGCGGACGTTCTGGACTTGAAAGATACGGTCTTCGATATCGGGATTACACCAAACCGTTCCGATTGTCTTTCCATCATCGGTGTGGCCCGGGAGATTGCGGCTATTACAGGTAAGCCGCTGAAACTGCCTGAAATCTATGTTACGGAAAATGCTGAAGATATTCAGGTGAGTGCCTCGGTTCAAATCCTTGATCCGGACCTCTGCCCCCACTATACGGCTCGCATGATTCGAGACGTAGTCGTGGGGCCTTCACCGCAATGGATGCGATTGCGTCTTGAGGCCGTAGGACTGCGTTCCATCAGTAACGTGGTCGATGTCACCAATTTTGTCATGATGGAACTGGGACAGCCACTTCATGCCTTCGATTACCGTTTCCTGGAAGAAGGCCGGATTGTAGTGAGGCGTTCTACGGAGGGGGAGAAGTTTATTTCTCTCGATGAAAAGGAACGCGTTCTTAATGCGAACACCCTGATGATCTGTGATGGCGTCAAACCCGTGGCCATCGCCGGAATCATGGGGGGATTCAATTCCGAAATCAAGCCGGATACGAGGGATATTCTTCTCGAGAGTGCTTACTTTGCTCCTTCTTCAATACGGCGGTCCGCTCGGGATTTAGGGATGAGTACGGATGCTGCGTTCCGGTTTGAGCGCGGAATCGATCCCGAAGGGGTACTTCGAGCACTGGACAGGGCCGCTCAATTGATTGCCGAATTATCGGGGGGGAAAATCTGCAAGGGACGAATCGACGAGCATCCGAAACCGGTGGAGACGGTCGGAGAAATTCACCTGCGTTGCAGGAAAGTCAATTCTCTGCTGGGGACGAACATCCCTGCCGCGGAGATGGCAGATATTCTCAGAGGCCTGGGGATGGAAGTTACGGCGAAGGAAGGCACTGTGGAAGAATATCGGATAAAGCCGCCATCCTTCCGGGTCGATATCGGCCGTGAGATCGATCTTGTGGAAGAGATTGCCCGAATACATGGTTACGACAATATCCCGGTTTCACTCCCCGTGGGTGCAATGGAGCCTGTGCCGAGGGATCGCAGAAAAATTCTTGAAGAAAGGCTGCGCCGTCACCTGGCAGGTACAGGATTTTCGGAAGTCATCACCTACAGCTTTGTTTCTCCGACGGCAGCGGATATTCTGGCGCTGGATGCCGGTGACGAGCGAAGGAAAGTCGTTCGGATCAAAAACCCGCTGACAGAAGATCAGTCGGTGATGCGAACCACCCTGATTTACAGTCTGCTCAAGGTGATGCAGGAAAATGCCAATGCCGGAGACTACGATTTAAAGATTTTCGAGATCGGCAAGATATTCTTACAGGGAAACACAGGAGGATTGCCGACGGAGAAGAAGCGCTTGGCCTGCCTGATGACCGGTATGAGTGATAAGGAGTTGTGGTCTTCCGGCGAATCAAGGCTCGATTTTTATGATTTGAAAGGCGTTGTCGAGAGTCTTTTCGCCAGCTTGAACTTGACTGGAATTCGATATTGCTCAGATGCTCTGCAGGCATTTCTTCATCCGGGTCGATCCTGTGGAATTTTTATCGATGAAAAATCAATAGGGTACATGGGGGAGGCGCACCCTGATGTTCTTTCCCGCCTGGATATGAAGAATCGCGCTCTGATTTTTGAGATGGACGTGGATGCAATTTCTGAACTCTTTTCAGGCAGCGTCACCTATAAGGAGTTTTCAAGATATCCTGAAAGTTCACGGGATGTCGCTTTTGTCATCGATCAGGATGTGGAAGCAGACGGCATGCTGAATATTGCTCTTAACGCCAGAGAAGAATTGCTTGAAAATGTCTGTATTTTCGATGTATATGCCGGCGCCGGCGTTCCTGAAGGAAAGAAAAGCCTGGGGTTGAGATTTACATACCGGTCATATTCGGCGACATTGACGGATGACGAGGTTAGTCGGGTGCATTCAAAAATCGTTCAGCGCATTATCGACCAGACAGGGGCGCGTGTCAGATAA
- the rpmI gene encoding 50S ribosomal protein L35: MPKLKTHRGAAKRFKLTGSGKVRRHHANASHIMTTKTTKRKRNLRKSTILDKRDEKGIKRLIPYL; this comes from the coding sequence ATGCCGAAATTAAAAACACACCGCGGCGCGGCGAAGCGATTCAAACTTACAGGCAGCGGAAAGGTCAGAAGACACCACGCCAACGCCAGTCACATTATGACGACCAAGACAACGAAACGGAAAAGAAATCTCAGAAAATCCACGATCCTTGACAAACGGGATGAAAAAGGGATTAAACGGCTGATTCCATATCTGTAG
- a CDS encoding MerR family transcriptional regulator has product MDAVIPPEKAYFRISEVSKILGVEPYVIRFWESEFKSVRPIRTKSDQRLYRRTDVQELLTIKVLLHEEFFTIKGAKRQLLLRKAARNSSIRETNLREKLNAVRKGLLQIQALLKTSNKAE; this is encoded by the coding sequence ATGGATGCGGTAATCCCCCCAGAGAAGGCGTATTTTCGCATTAGTGAGGTCAGTAAAATTCTGGGGGTCGAGCCTTATGTCATTCGTTTCTGGGAATCGGAGTTTAAGTCTGTAAGGCCGATACGAACCAAGTCGGACCAGAGGTTATACAGAAGGACGGATGTTCAGGAACTGCTGACGATCAAAGTTCTTCTTCATGAGGAATTTTTCACCATCAAAGGAGCGAAGAGACAGCTTCTTCTTCGAAAGGCGGCTCGTAACTCCTCAATCCGCGAAACAAATTTAAGAGAAAAACTGAATGCAGTTAGGAAAGGTTTATTGCAGATTCAGGCGTTATTGAAAACCAGCAATAAAGCCGAGTAA
- a CDS encoding PxxKW family cysteine-rich protein, with the protein MLCQTIKKGTDCGFMTKKGCTYEGGACNPIVDSCVGCNKIAEFESGQYCKLYPEPALKWLKGKCPSASHVKLEIKEAQQINPLKASKRSSKKK; encoded by the coding sequence ATGCTTTGTCAAACGATCAAAAAGGGAACCGATTGCGGGTTCATGACTAAAAAAGGATGCACTTATGAAGGGGGCGCCTGCAATCCCATCGTCGACAGTTGTGTGGGATGCAACAAAATCGCTGAATTTGAAAGCGGACAGTATTGCAAACTTTATCCTGAACCAGCCTTAAAATGGCTCAAAGGCAAATGCCCCAGCGCTTCTCACGTCAAACTGGAGATTAAAGAGGCGCAGCAGATCAATCCGTTGAAGGCATCAAAGCGGTCTTCCAAGAAAAAATAG
- a CDS encoding GNA1162 family protein yields the protein MFRKINLLSYSALLALMILAGCSVGKQAAVMKESHSNRKDVRLIAVIPVLNGASDQQAALMLRDKVLNALYFKGYPRIPFQLVDEKQNDLQHEEKSLQDKVEYSRVLGEKMKIDAILYCDLKENRTVYYPLYSPISVAADFELRSARTGQLLWRNSHSTVRRNVGISKTSLRLKTSQDYEPAIQELVDKAMQSLPESPDVLG from the coding sequence ATGTTCAGAAAGATTAATTTGCTGTCGTATTCAGCCCTTCTGGCGTTGATGATTCTTGCCGGATGCAGTGTGGGAAAGCAGGCGGCGGTAATGAAAGAAAGCCACAGCAACAGGAAGGACGTTCGTCTGATCGCCGTGATTCCTGTTCTGAACGGTGCTTCGGATCAGCAGGCCGCGCTGATGCTGCGGGATAAGGTTCTCAATGCCCTTTATTTCAAGGGGTATCCCAGAATTCCGTTTCAGCTTGTCGATGAGAAGCAAAACGACCTTCAGCATGAAGAGAAAAGCCTGCAGGACAAGGTGGAGTATTCCAGAGTGCTGGGAGAAAAGATGAAGATCGACGCGATTCTCTACTGTGATCTGAAGGAAAATCGAACGGTTTATTATCCACTCTATTCTCCCATATCTGTCGCAGCGGATTTTGAATTGCGGAGCGCGAGAACCGGACAGCTTCTTTGGCGGAATTCCCACAGCACCGTCAGGAGAAATGTTGGCATATCAAAAACTTCTCTGCGACTGAAGACTTCGCAGGACTATGAACCTGCGATTCAGGAACTGGTTGATAAAGCGATGCAGTCTCTTCCCGAGAGCCCGGACGTTCTGGGCTGA
- the thrS gene encoding threonine--tRNA ligase has protein sequence MKEIKIVLPDGSERSHNEGVTVRDVLSSWNPALLATTAAARYNQNLLDLSRSLHDDGVLEPIDIHSREGLEILRHSISHIMAQAVQDIFPGVLVSIGPAIEDGFYYDFEYGNTFTPEELEKIEARMQEIVKEDHPFVREEVSREEAVAFFQGKGESYKVELLNDLPGNIKTVSLYRQGHYTDLCRGPHVPSTSMIRAFKLLNVAGAYWRGDERNKMLQRIYGTGFASREELDEYLKILEEAKKRDHRKLGKDLDLFQVSEEAGAGLIIFHPKGTILRTIIEDWEKKEHLRRGYDMVMGPQILKVDLWKKSGHFDHYRENMYFTEVEGQSYGIKPMNCLSHMLIYKTKIRSYRDLPIRYFELGTVHRHEKTGVLHGLLRARQFTQDDAHILCTPEQLNSEIRAIADFVGYAMKIFGFEYEVELSTRPDNSIGSDQDWELATSALENALKDNQMTYDINEGDGAFYGPKIDFKLKDALKRKWQCATIQCDFTLPERFDLTYVGADGEKHRPVMLHRVILGAIERFMGVLIEHYGGAFPVWLAPVQAILLSVTDRHIPYGKTVYQQLMDAGIRVEGDFRNEKLGYKIREAQTQKIPYMLVIGDKEMASGEVAVRQRGGDNLGTLPVSAFIELVKEKSSQYL, from the coding sequence ATGAAAGAAATTAAAATTGTTTTACCTGATGGGTCGGAAAGATCACACAATGAAGGCGTTACTGTACGGGACGTTCTTTCTTCCTGGAATCCCGCCCTGCTGGCTACGACCGCCGCTGCCAGATATAATCAGAATCTTCTTGACTTGAGCCGCTCGCTGCATGACGACGGTGTTCTGGAACCGATCGATATTCATTCCCGGGAAGGTCTTGAAATCCTCAGGCACAGCATATCCCACATCATGGCCCAGGCCGTTCAGGATATTTTCCCCGGCGTGCTGGTCAGCATAGGACCGGCGATTGAAGATGGTTTCTATTATGACTTTGAATATGGGAACACATTTACCCCGGAGGAGCTTGAAAAGATAGAGGCCCGGATGCAGGAAATTGTGAAGGAGGATCATCCTTTTGTTCGAGAGGAGGTTTCCCGTGAAGAGGCTGTAGCTTTCTTTCAGGGTAAAGGTGAGTCTTATAAAGTCGAACTTTTAAATGATCTGCCTGGCAATATAAAAACAGTCAGTCTTTACCGGCAGGGCCATTATACTGATCTTTGCCGGGGGCCTCATGTCCCATCGACCTCGATGATCCGTGCCTTCAAGCTTCTCAATGTTGCCGGCGCATACTGGCGCGGCGATGAACGCAACAAGATGCTGCAACGCATCTATGGAACGGGTTTCGCGTCCCGGGAAGAGCTGGATGAATACCTGAAAATCCTCGAAGAGGCGAAAAAGCGGGATCACCGGAAACTGGGTAAGGATCTTGATCTATTCCAGGTCAGTGAAGAAGCGGGTGCCGGTTTGATCATCTTTCATCCCAAAGGAACGATCCTGCGCACGATCATTGAAGATTGGGAAAAGAAGGAACATCTGCGACGCGGGTATGACATGGTCATGGGTCCGCAGATCCTGAAGGTTGATCTGTGGAAAAAATCAGGACATTTCGATCACTATCGCGAAAACATGTATTTCACGGAAGTAGAGGGGCAATCTTATGGGATCAAGCCGATGAACTGCCTTTCCCATATGCTCATCTATAAAACCAAAATCAGGAGTTATCGGGATCTGCCAATACGGTACTTTGAACTCGGTACAGTTCATCGTCATGAAAAAACGGGGGTTCTGCATGGTCTGCTGCGGGCCCGGCAGTTTACCCAGGATGATGCCCACATTCTCTGCACGCCGGAGCAGTTGAATTCAGAAATTCGGGCTATTGCTGATTTTGTCGGCTATGCCATGAAGATCTTTGGATTTGAATATGAAGTTGAATTAAGCACAAGGCCTGATAATTCCATCGGTTCCGATCAGGATTGGGAACTGGCAACCAGCGCCCTGGAGAATGCCCTGAAAGACAATCAGATGACTTATGATATCAATGAGGGCGATGGCGCATTCTATGGTCCCAAGATTGACTTCAAACTGAAGGATGCGCTCAAACGAAAATGGCAGTGCGCCACCATCCAGTGCGACTTTACGCTGCCGGAGCGGTTTGATCTCACATACGTTGGGGCGGATGGCGAGAAGCATCGGCCGGTGATGCTGCACCGGGTTATCCTGGGTGCGATCGAGCGGTTCATGGGTGTGCTGATCGAGCATTACGGAGGAGCTTTCCCTGTCTGGCTTGCACCAGTGCAGGCTATTCTTCTGTCGGTGACCGACAGGCATATCCCGTATGGAAAGACCGTTTATCAGCAATTGATGGATGCGGGAATCAGGGTGGAAGGAGATTTCAGAAACGAAAAGCTGGGGTATAAAATTCGAGAGGCGCAAACTCAGAAAATACCCTATATGCTGGTTATCGGCGATAAGGAAATGGCTTCGGGAGAGGTTGCTGTCCGGCAGCGGGGCGGAGACAATCTGGGGACCCTGCCGGTTTCTGCCTTTATTGAACTGGTAAAGGAAAAGAGCAGTCAGTATCTGTAA
- a CDS encoding CDP-alcohol phosphatidyltransferase family protein, with protein sequence MNIPNILTLLRIVLTPAVVIFLMEGSYFKALIVFSISGLTDGLDGFLARVLKQQTKLGAYLDPIADKALLTSSFLTLAIMGIIPGWLTVIVISRDCIILLGIAILSIMSISFEIRPAFISKVTTMLQLMTVLTVLVLQGLGNAMDYNWMHLLYWVTALFTILSGLGYLVRGIRLINTQG encoded by the coding sequence ATGAATATTCCTAATATTTTAACCCTTCTGCGTATTGTCCTCACGCCTGCCGTTGTCATTTTTCTGATGGAGGGTTCCTATTTCAAGGCCCTTATAGTTTTCAGCATTTCCGGTCTGACCGACGGTCTGGACGGCTTTCTGGCCCGCGTCCTGAAGCAGCAGACCAAACTGGGAGCTTATCTCGATCCCATTGCAGACAAAGCCCTTTTAACCAGCAGTTTTCTGACACTGGCTATTATGGGGATTATCCCCGGGTGGCTGACGGTCATTGTTATCAGCCGGGACTGTATTATTCTGCTTGGCATAGCGATTTTATCCATCATGTCCATATCTTTTGAAATCCGCCCCGCCTTCATCAGTAAGGTGACCACCATGCTTCAACTTATGACGGTACTGACCGTGCTGGTATTGCAAGGACTGGGAAACGCAATGGATTACAACTGGATGCATCTGCTGTATTGGGTAACGGCTTTGTTTACCATTCTATCCGGATTGGGATATCTGGTCAGAGGTATCCGCTTGATTAATACTCAGGGGTAA